A section of the Carya illinoinensis cultivar Pawnee chromosome 12, C.illinoinensisPawnee_v1, whole genome shotgun sequence genome encodes:
- the LOC122290154 gene encoding inactive poly [ADP-ribose] polymerase RCD1-like isoform X3 — protein sequence MEAKWAKIPNDEKKTVVDLKRKRKVRCTSNIVGASQPLFLQDSNLNSSLCKIGKRKRSDTCRTEYESRLNRYILINYRNFSRSGLPQRLMYHQNGDWIDHPQQIVELVRRDFQLKNAAVEVEFNGCHLLLDVLYMIQSELKTGLQQHFAWIDEAGHCFFPQHLSSTSEMRECCQSSFIDDPHTNGTCEVKLQLEIGITGSTSYDSEECVEESNIHSKRTKLKLKSISDYEGLNIKDNDNQTSDAKMHEATGENLPIAVNTTTKSHIMHGILECDKVKSMFMRSMGSTTSANVLEVKCCSSYLTQTRLELFQKQIEITERGRGDPNVQYGWLAVNKDALMGMMTYGLGHGGPKIMSSYGNGVHLTSLNYAHISANYCDDDENGMRYVAFCCVILGNVEVVSPGSVQCYPSTEDFDSGVDDLRNPRHYIVWNMNMNTHIFPEYVFCFKMVSSADCDLFDVTGGDFVAKESRIDVSGSITSEGPQVQRQLYHSPIQSENCWLSPEFDKRCLEKAVVLCPSSSKTPKSPWMPFAMLFEAISKDVSPKDMKLVNNHYDQFKSKKISREDFVKQLRLIVGDALLRSTLMGLQCKQPSTCALKAPKQEQDR from the exons ATGGAAGCAAAGTGGGCTAAAATACCGaatgatgagaagaaaactgtTGTTgatttgaaaaggaaaaggaaagttCGGTGCACATCAAATATAGTTGGAGCTAGCCAACCACTGTTCTTGCAAGATTCCAACTTGAACTCATCTTTATGCAAGATTGGTAAACGTAAGAGATCTGATACATGTAGAACCGAGTATGAATCACGGTTGAATAGATATATTCTTATTAACTATAGGAATTTCAGTAGAAGTGGGCTTCCTCAACGACTTATGTATCATCAAAATGGGGATTGGATTGATCATCCTCAACAAATTGTGGAGTTGGTCAGGAGAGATTTTCAGTTGAAAAATGCTGCTGTGGAAGTGGAGTTCAATGGCTGCCATTTATTGCTAGATGTTTTGTATATGATTCAATCCGAGTTGAAAACAGGTTTACAGCAGCACTTTGCTTGGATTGATGAAGCAGGTCACTGCTTCTTTCCACAGCATCTCTCTTCTACTAGTGAAATGCGTGAGTGCTGCCAATCTAGTTTCATTGATGACCCACACACTAATGGGACCTGTGAGGTCAAATTGCAGCTTGAGATTGGAATAACTGGATCGACTAGCTATGATTCAGAAGAATGTGTAGAAGAGTCAAATATTCATTCTAAGAGGACTAAACTTAAACTAAAATCTATTAGTGACTATGAGGGTCTCAATATCAAAGACAATGACAATCAAACATCAGATGCTAAAATGCATGAGGCTACTGGGGAAAATCTACCTATTGCTGTAAATACAACAACTAAGTCTCATATTATGCATGGAATTCTGGAGTGTGATAAAGTGAAAAGCATGTTTATGAGGAGCATGGGATCAACTACAAGTGCAAATGTACTAGAGGTTAAGTGTTGCTCTAGTTATTTGACACAAACTCGGCTGGAGCTATTTCAAAAGCAGATTGAAATAACTGAGAGGGGTCGTGGTGATCCAAATGTACAATATGGTTGGCTAGCGGTCAATAAAGATGCTCTAATGGGCATGATGACATATGGGCTTGGGCACGGTGGACCCAAAATTATGTCCTCGTATGGCAATGGAGTTCACCTTACATCATTAAACTATGCCCATATAAG TGCAAATTATTGTGATGATGACGAAAATGGGATGAGATATGTAGCGTTCTGTTGTGTCATATTGGGAAATGTGGAGGTTGTCAGTCCTGGATCTGTACAATGCTATCCCAGTACTGAAGACTTCGACAGTGGAGTCGATGACCTTCGAAATCCGCGTCATTATATAGTTTGGAATATGAATATGAATACCCATATTTTTCCGGAATATGTTTTCTGTTTCAAGATGGTTTCCAGTGCTGATTGTG ATCTCTTTGATGTTACAGGAGGGGATTTTGTTGCTAAAGAAAGTAGAATCGATGTGTCAGGAAGTATTACTAGTGAAGGGCCTCAGGTTCAGAGGCAATTGTATCACTCTCCAATTCAATCA GAGAATTGTTGGCTATCTCCAGAATTTGACAAGAGATGTCTGGAAAAAGCCGTTGTCCTCTGTCCAAGCTCTTCAAAGACTCCAAAATCACCATGGATGCCCTTTGCCATGTTGTTTGAAGCTATCTCAAAGGATGTTTCTCCTAAAGATATGAAGTTGGTGAACAATCATTATGATCAATTCAAG AGCAAGAAGATTAGTCGCGAAGATTTTGTCAAACAGTTGAGATTGATAGTTGGGGATGCACTATTGAGGTCTACCCTAATGGGTCTTCAGTGCAAG CAACCATCCACTTGTGCCTTGAAAGCTCCAAAGCAGGAGCAAGACCGTTGA
- the LOC122290154 gene encoding inactive poly [ADP-ribose] polymerase RCD1-like isoform X2 yields the protein MEAKWAKIPNDEKKTVVDLKRKRKVRCTSNIVGASQPLFLQDSNLNSSLCKIGKRKRSDTCRTEYESRLNRYILINYRNFSRSGLPQRLMYHQNGDWIDHPQQIVELVRRDFQLKNAAVEVEFNGCHLLLDVLYMIQSELKTGLQQHFAWIDEAGHCFFPQHLSSTSEMRECCQSSFIDDPHTNGTCEVKLQLEIGITGSTSYDSEECVEESNIHSKRTKLKLKSISDYEGLNIKDNDNQTSDAKMHEATGENLPIAVNTTTKSHIMHGILECDKVKSMFMRSMGSTTSANVLEVKCCSSYLTQTRLELFQKQIEITERGRGDPNVQYGWLAVNKDALMGMMTYGLGHGGPKIMSSYGNGVHLTSLNYAHISANYCDDDENGMRYVAFCCVILGNVEVVSPGSVQCYPSTEDFDSGVDDLRNPRHYIVWNMNMNTHIFPEYVFCFKMVSSADCDLFDVTGGDFVAKESRIDVSGSITSEGPQVQRQLYHSPIQSENCWLSPEFDKRCLEKAVVLCPSSSKTPKSPWMPFAMLFEAISKDVSPKDMKLVNNHYDQFKSKKISREDFVKQLRLIVGDALLRSTLMGLQCKICHPKHNLLQNEEVAYKN from the exons ATGGAAGCAAAGTGGGCTAAAATACCGaatgatgagaagaaaactgtTGTTgatttgaaaaggaaaaggaaagttCGGTGCACATCAAATATAGTTGGAGCTAGCCAACCACTGTTCTTGCAAGATTCCAACTTGAACTCATCTTTATGCAAGATTGGTAAACGTAAGAGATCTGATACATGTAGAACCGAGTATGAATCACGGTTGAATAGATATATTCTTATTAACTATAGGAATTTCAGTAGAAGTGGGCTTCCTCAACGACTTATGTATCATCAAAATGGGGATTGGATTGATCATCCTCAACAAATTGTGGAGTTGGTCAGGAGAGATTTTCAGTTGAAAAATGCTGCTGTGGAAGTGGAGTTCAATGGCTGCCATTTATTGCTAGATGTTTTGTATATGATTCAATCCGAGTTGAAAACAGGTTTACAGCAGCACTTTGCTTGGATTGATGAAGCAGGTCACTGCTTCTTTCCACAGCATCTCTCTTCTACTAGTGAAATGCGTGAGTGCTGCCAATCTAGTTTCATTGATGACCCACACACTAATGGGACCTGTGAGGTCAAATTGCAGCTTGAGATTGGAATAACTGGATCGACTAGCTATGATTCAGAAGAATGTGTAGAAGAGTCAAATATTCATTCTAAGAGGACTAAACTTAAACTAAAATCTATTAGTGACTATGAGGGTCTCAATATCAAAGACAATGACAATCAAACATCAGATGCTAAAATGCATGAGGCTACTGGGGAAAATCTACCTATTGCTGTAAATACAACAACTAAGTCTCATATTATGCATGGAATTCTGGAGTGTGATAAAGTGAAAAGCATGTTTATGAGGAGCATGGGATCAACTACAAGTGCAAATGTACTAGAGGTTAAGTGTTGCTCTAGTTATTTGACACAAACTCGGCTGGAGCTATTTCAAAAGCAGATTGAAATAACTGAGAGGGGTCGTGGTGATCCAAATGTACAATATGGTTGGCTAGCGGTCAATAAAGATGCTCTAATGGGCATGATGACATATGGGCTTGGGCACGGTGGACCCAAAATTATGTCCTCGTATGGCAATGGAGTTCACCTTACATCATTAAACTATGCCCATATAAG TGCAAATTATTGTGATGATGACGAAAATGGGATGAGATATGTAGCGTTCTGTTGTGTCATATTGGGAAATGTGGAGGTTGTCAGTCCTGGATCTGTACAATGCTATCCCAGTACTGAAGACTTCGACAGTGGAGTCGATGACCTTCGAAATCCGCGTCATTATATAGTTTGGAATATGAATATGAATACCCATATTTTTCCGGAATATGTTTTCTGTTTCAAGATGGTTTCCAGTGCTGATTGTG ATCTCTTTGATGTTACAGGAGGGGATTTTGTTGCTAAAGAAAGTAGAATCGATGTGTCAGGAAGTATTACTAGTGAAGGGCCTCAGGTTCAGAGGCAATTGTATCACTCTCCAATTCAATCA GAGAATTGTTGGCTATCTCCAGAATTTGACAAGAGATGTCTGGAAAAAGCCGTTGTCCTCTGTCCAAGCTCTTCAAAGACTCCAAAATCACCATGGATGCCCTTTGCCATGTTGTTTGAAGCTATCTCAAAGGATGTTTCTCCTAAAGATATGAAGTTGGTGAACAATCATTATGATCAATTCAAG AGCAAGAAGATTAGTCGCGAAGATTTTGTCAAACAGTTGAGATTGATAGTTGGGGATGCACTATTGAGGTCTACCCTAATGGGTCTTCAGTGCAAG ATATGCCATCCTAAACATAATCTACTACAGAATGAAGAGGTGGCATATAAGAATTGA
- the LOC122290154 gene encoding inactive poly [ADP-ribose] polymerase RCD1-like isoform X5, translated as MEAKWAKIPNDEKKTVVDLKRKRKVRCTSNIVGASQPLFLQDSNLNSSLCKIGKRKRSDTCRTEYESRLNRYILINYRNFSRSGLPQRLMYHQNGDWIDHPQQIVELVRRDFQLKNAAVEVEFNGCHLLLDVLYMIQSELKTGLQQHFAWIDEAGHCFFPQHLSSTSEMRECCQSSFIDDPHTNGTCEVKLQLEIGITGSTSYDSEECVEESNIHSKRTKLKLKSISDYEGLNIKDNDNQTSDAKMHEATGENLPIAVNTTTKSHIMHGILECDKVKSMFMRSMGSTTSANVLEVKCCSSYLTQTRLELFQKQIEITERGRGDPNVQYGWLAVNKDALMGMMTYGLGHGGPKIMSSYGNGVHLTSLNYAHISANYCDDDENGMRYVAFCCVILGNVEVVSPGSVQCYPSTEDFDSGVDDLRNPRHYIVWNMNMNTHIFPEYVFCFKMVSSADCDLFDVTGGDFVAKESRIDVSGSITSEGPQVQRQLYHSPIQSENCWLSPEFDKRCLEKAVVLCPSSSKTPKSPWMPFAMLFEAISKDVSPKDMKLVNNHYDQFKSKKISREDFVKQLRLIVGDALLRSTLMGLQCKQQYSS; from the exons ATGGAAGCAAAGTGGGCTAAAATACCGaatgatgagaagaaaactgtTGTTgatttgaaaaggaaaaggaaagttCGGTGCACATCAAATATAGTTGGAGCTAGCCAACCACTGTTCTTGCAAGATTCCAACTTGAACTCATCTTTATGCAAGATTGGTAAACGTAAGAGATCTGATACATGTAGAACCGAGTATGAATCACGGTTGAATAGATATATTCTTATTAACTATAGGAATTTCAGTAGAAGTGGGCTTCCTCAACGACTTATGTATCATCAAAATGGGGATTGGATTGATCATCCTCAACAAATTGTGGAGTTGGTCAGGAGAGATTTTCAGTTGAAAAATGCTGCTGTGGAAGTGGAGTTCAATGGCTGCCATTTATTGCTAGATGTTTTGTATATGATTCAATCCGAGTTGAAAACAGGTTTACAGCAGCACTTTGCTTGGATTGATGAAGCAGGTCACTGCTTCTTTCCACAGCATCTCTCTTCTACTAGTGAAATGCGTGAGTGCTGCCAATCTAGTTTCATTGATGACCCACACACTAATGGGACCTGTGAGGTCAAATTGCAGCTTGAGATTGGAATAACTGGATCGACTAGCTATGATTCAGAAGAATGTGTAGAAGAGTCAAATATTCATTCTAAGAGGACTAAACTTAAACTAAAATCTATTAGTGACTATGAGGGTCTCAATATCAAAGACAATGACAATCAAACATCAGATGCTAAAATGCATGAGGCTACTGGGGAAAATCTACCTATTGCTGTAAATACAACAACTAAGTCTCATATTATGCATGGAATTCTGGAGTGTGATAAAGTGAAAAGCATGTTTATGAGGAGCATGGGATCAACTACAAGTGCAAATGTACTAGAGGTTAAGTGTTGCTCTAGTTATTTGACACAAACTCGGCTGGAGCTATTTCAAAAGCAGATTGAAATAACTGAGAGGGGTCGTGGTGATCCAAATGTACAATATGGTTGGCTAGCGGTCAATAAAGATGCTCTAATGGGCATGATGACATATGGGCTTGGGCACGGTGGACCCAAAATTATGTCCTCGTATGGCAATGGAGTTCACCTTACATCATTAAACTATGCCCATATAAG TGCAAATTATTGTGATGATGACGAAAATGGGATGAGATATGTAGCGTTCTGTTGTGTCATATTGGGAAATGTGGAGGTTGTCAGTCCTGGATCTGTACAATGCTATCCCAGTACTGAAGACTTCGACAGTGGAGTCGATGACCTTCGAAATCCGCGTCATTATATAGTTTGGAATATGAATATGAATACCCATATTTTTCCGGAATATGTTTTCTGTTTCAAGATGGTTTCCAGTGCTGATTGTG ATCTCTTTGATGTTACAGGAGGGGATTTTGTTGCTAAAGAAAGTAGAATCGATGTGTCAGGAAGTATTACTAGTGAAGGGCCTCAGGTTCAGAGGCAATTGTATCACTCTCCAATTCAATCA GAGAATTGTTGGCTATCTCCAGAATTTGACAAGAGATGTCTGGAAAAAGCCGTTGTCCTCTGTCCAAGCTCTTCAAAGACTCCAAAATCACCATGGATGCCCTTTGCCATGTTGTTTGAAGCTATCTCAAAGGATGTTTCTCCTAAAGATATGAAGTTGGTGAACAATCATTATGATCAATTCAAG AGCAAGAAGATTAGTCGCGAAGATTTTGTCAAACAGTTGAGATTGATAGTTGGGGATGCACTATTGAGGTCTACCCTAATGGGTCTTCAGTGCAAG CAACAATATTCCTCATAA
- the LOC122290154 gene encoding inactive poly [ADP-ribose] polymerase RCD1-like isoform X1 has product MEAKWAKIPNDEKKTVVDLKRKRKVRCTSNIVGASQPLFLQDSNLNSSLCKIGKRKRSDTCRTEYESRLNRYILINYRNFSRSGLPQRLMYHQNGDWIDHPQQIVELVRRDFQLKNAAVEVEFNGCHLLLDVLYMIQSELKTGLQQHFAWIDEAGHCFFPQHLSSTSEMRECCQSSFIDDPHTNGTCEVKLQLEIGITGSTSYDSEECVEESNIHSKRTKLKLKSISDYEGLNIKDNDNQTSDAKMHEATGENLPIAVNTTTKSHIMHGILECDKVKSMFMRSMGSTTSANVLEVKCCSSYLTQTRLELFQKQIEITERGRGDPNVQYGWLAVNKDALMGMMTYGLGHGGPKIMSSYGNGVHLTSLNYAHISANYCDDDENGMRYVAFCCVILGNVEVVSPGSVQCYPSTEDFDSGVDDLRNPRHYIVWNMNMNTHIFPEYVFCFKMVSSADCDLFDVTGGDFVAKESRIDVSGSITSEGPQVQRQLYHSPIQSENCWLSPEFDKRCLEKAVVLCPSSSKTPKSPWMPFAMLFEAISKDVSPKDMKLVNNHYDQFKSKKISREDFVKQLRLIVGDALLRSTLMGLQCKIFQSIMGFHALALGCHLS; this is encoded by the exons ATGGAAGCAAAGTGGGCTAAAATACCGaatgatgagaagaaaactgtTGTTgatttgaaaaggaaaaggaaagttCGGTGCACATCAAATATAGTTGGAGCTAGCCAACCACTGTTCTTGCAAGATTCCAACTTGAACTCATCTTTATGCAAGATTGGTAAACGTAAGAGATCTGATACATGTAGAACCGAGTATGAATCACGGTTGAATAGATATATTCTTATTAACTATAGGAATTTCAGTAGAAGTGGGCTTCCTCAACGACTTATGTATCATCAAAATGGGGATTGGATTGATCATCCTCAACAAATTGTGGAGTTGGTCAGGAGAGATTTTCAGTTGAAAAATGCTGCTGTGGAAGTGGAGTTCAATGGCTGCCATTTATTGCTAGATGTTTTGTATATGATTCAATCCGAGTTGAAAACAGGTTTACAGCAGCACTTTGCTTGGATTGATGAAGCAGGTCACTGCTTCTTTCCACAGCATCTCTCTTCTACTAGTGAAATGCGTGAGTGCTGCCAATCTAGTTTCATTGATGACCCACACACTAATGGGACCTGTGAGGTCAAATTGCAGCTTGAGATTGGAATAACTGGATCGACTAGCTATGATTCAGAAGAATGTGTAGAAGAGTCAAATATTCATTCTAAGAGGACTAAACTTAAACTAAAATCTATTAGTGACTATGAGGGTCTCAATATCAAAGACAATGACAATCAAACATCAGATGCTAAAATGCATGAGGCTACTGGGGAAAATCTACCTATTGCTGTAAATACAACAACTAAGTCTCATATTATGCATGGAATTCTGGAGTGTGATAAAGTGAAAAGCATGTTTATGAGGAGCATGGGATCAACTACAAGTGCAAATGTACTAGAGGTTAAGTGTTGCTCTAGTTATTTGACACAAACTCGGCTGGAGCTATTTCAAAAGCAGATTGAAATAACTGAGAGGGGTCGTGGTGATCCAAATGTACAATATGGTTGGCTAGCGGTCAATAAAGATGCTCTAATGGGCATGATGACATATGGGCTTGGGCACGGTGGACCCAAAATTATGTCCTCGTATGGCAATGGAGTTCACCTTACATCATTAAACTATGCCCATATAAG TGCAAATTATTGTGATGATGACGAAAATGGGATGAGATATGTAGCGTTCTGTTGTGTCATATTGGGAAATGTGGAGGTTGTCAGTCCTGGATCTGTACAATGCTATCCCAGTACTGAAGACTTCGACAGTGGAGTCGATGACCTTCGAAATCCGCGTCATTATATAGTTTGGAATATGAATATGAATACCCATATTTTTCCGGAATATGTTTTCTGTTTCAAGATGGTTTCCAGTGCTGATTGTG ATCTCTTTGATGTTACAGGAGGGGATTTTGTTGCTAAAGAAAGTAGAATCGATGTGTCAGGAAGTATTACTAGTGAAGGGCCTCAGGTTCAGAGGCAATTGTATCACTCTCCAATTCAATCA GAGAATTGTTGGCTATCTCCAGAATTTGACAAGAGATGTCTGGAAAAAGCCGTTGTCCTCTGTCCAAGCTCTTCAAAGACTCCAAAATCACCATGGATGCCCTTTGCCATGTTGTTTGAAGCTATCTCAAAGGATGTTTCTCCTAAAGATATGAAGTTGGTGAACAATCATTATGATCAATTCAAG AGCAAGAAGATTAGTCGCGAAGATTTTGTCAAACAGTTGAGATTGATAGTTGGGGATGCACTATTGAGGTCTACCCTAATGGGTCTTCAGTGCAAG ATTTTTCAATCAATAATGGGGTTTCATGCTTTAGCACTTGGATGTCACCTGTCATGA
- the LOC122290154 gene encoding inactive poly [ADP-ribose] polymerase RCD1-like isoform X4 translates to MEAKWAKIPNDEKKTVVDLKRKRKVRCTSNIVGASQPLFLQDSNLNSSLCKIGKRKRSDTCRTEYESRLNRYILINYRNFSRSGLPQRLMYHQNGDWIDHPQQIVELVRRDFQLKNAAVEVEFNGCHLLLDVLYMIQSELKTGLQQHFAWIDEAGHCFFPQHLSSTSEMRECCQSSFIDDPHTNGTCEVKLQLEIGITGSTSYDSEECVEESNIHSKRTKLKLKSISDYEGLNIKDNDNQTSDAKMHEATGENLPIAVNTTTKSHIMHGILECDKVKSMFMRSMGSTTSANVLEVKCCSSYLTQTRLELFQKQIEITERGRGDPNVQYGWLAVNKDALMGMMTYGLGHGGPKIMSSYGNGVHLTSLNYAHISANYCDDDENGMRYVAFCCVILGNVEVVSPGSVQCYPSTEDFDSGVDDLRNPRHYIVWNMNMNTHIFPEYVFCFKMVSSADCGGDFVAKESRIDVSGSITSEGPQVQRQLYHSPIQSENCWLSPEFDKRCLEKAVVLCPSSSKTPKSPWMPFAMLFEAISKDVSPKDMKLVNNHYDQFKSKKISREDFVKQLRLIVGDALLRSTLMGLQCKIFQSIMGFHALALGCHLS, encoded by the exons ATGGAAGCAAAGTGGGCTAAAATACCGaatgatgagaagaaaactgtTGTTgatttgaaaaggaaaaggaaagttCGGTGCACATCAAATATAGTTGGAGCTAGCCAACCACTGTTCTTGCAAGATTCCAACTTGAACTCATCTTTATGCAAGATTGGTAAACGTAAGAGATCTGATACATGTAGAACCGAGTATGAATCACGGTTGAATAGATATATTCTTATTAACTATAGGAATTTCAGTAGAAGTGGGCTTCCTCAACGACTTATGTATCATCAAAATGGGGATTGGATTGATCATCCTCAACAAATTGTGGAGTTGGTCAGGAGAGATTTTCAGTTGAAAAATGCTGCTGTGGAAGTGGAGTTCAATGGCTGCCATTTATTGCTAGATGTTTTGTATATGATTCAATCCGAGTTGAAAACAGGTTTACAGCAGCACTTTGCTTGGATTGATGAAGCAGGTCACTGCTTCTTTCCACAGCATCTCTCTTCTACTAGTGAAATGCGTGAGTGCTGCCAATCTAGTTTCATTGATGACCCACACACTAATGGGACCTGTGAGGTCAAATTGCAGCTTGAGATTGGAATAACTGGATCGACTAGCTATGATTCAGAAGAATGTGTAGAAGAGTCAAATATTCATTCTAAGAGGACTAAACTTAAACTAAAATCTATTAGTGACTATGAGGGTCTCAATATCAAAGACAATGACAATCAAACATCAGATGCTAAAATGCATGAGGCTACTGGGGAAAATCTACCTATTGCTGTAAATACAACAACTAAGTCTCATATTATGCATGGAATTCTGGAGTGTGATAAAGTGAAAAGCATGTTTATGAGGAGCATGGGATCAACTACAAGTGCAAATGTACTAGAGGTTAAGTGTTGCTCTAGTTATTTGACACAAACTCGGCTGGAGCTATTTCAAAAGCAGATTGAAATAACTGAGAGGGGTCGTGGTGATCCAAATGTACAATATGGTTGGCTAGCGGTCAATAAAGATGCTCTAATGGGCATGATGACATATGGGCTTGGGCACGGTGGACCCAAAATTATGTCCTCGTATGGCAATGGAGTTCACCTTACATCATTAAACTATGCCCATATAAG TGCAAATTATTGTGATGATGACGAAAATGGGATGAGATATGTAGCGTTCTGTTGTGTCATATTGGGAAATGTGGAGGTTGTCAGTCCTGGATCTGTACAATGCTATCCCAGTACTGAAGACTTCGACAGTGGAGTCGATGACCTTCGAAATCCGCGTCATTATATAGTTTGGAATATGAATATGAATACCCATATTTTTCCGGAATATGTTTTCTGTTTCAAGATGGTTTCCAGTGCTGATTGTG GAGGGGATTTTGTTGCTAAAGAAAGTAGAATCGATGTGTCAGGAAGTATTACTAGTGAAGGGCCTCAGGTTCAGAGGCAATTGTATCACTCTCCAATTCAATCA GAGAATTGTTGGCTATCTCCAGAATTTGACAAGAGATGTCTGGAAAAAGCCGTTGTCCTCTGTCCAAGCTCTTCAAAGACTCCAAAATCACCATGGATGCCCTTTGCCATGTTGTTTGAAGCTATCTCAAAGGATGTTTCTCCTAAAGATATGAAGTTGGTGAACAATCATTATGATCAATTCAAG AGCAAGAAGATTAGTCGCGAAGATTTTGTCAAACAGTTGAGATTGATAGTTGGGGATGCACTATTGAGGTCTACCCTAATGGGTCTTCAGTGCAAG ATTTTTCAATCAATAATGGGGTTTCATGCTTTAGCACTTGGATGTCACCTGTCATGA